From Strigops habroptila isolate Jane chromosome 1, bStrHab1.2.pri, whole genome shotgun sequence, a single genomic window includes:
- the LOC115616106 gene encoding Sjoegren syndrome nuclear autoantigen 1 homolog isoform X1 — translation MYRQEPFCVLLVFCEEALGERRRLLLRGDFREQWQSSGRMTQQGAVLQGYNNELVKCIEDLCMQKEELNKQIQQAEEEKNKLQHEIQVLSEKLECVCENLAQKVASRNELDKILAETEAAYMKILDSSRTLLNVLKKEVGSLKHIPELKTTVT, via the exons ATGTATAGGCAGGAGCCATTTTGTGTACTGCTCGTCTTCTGCGAGGAAGCGCTCGGCG aGCGCAGAAGGCTGTTGCTGAGAGGGGACTTCAGGGAGCAGTGGCAGAGCTCTGGGAGGATGACTCAGCAGGGAGCTGTTCTTCAGGGTTACAATAATGAACTAGTGAAATGCATTGAAGACTTGTGCATGCAAAAAGAAGAACTGAACAAGCAAATCCagcaagcagaagaggaaaaaaataaactccagCATGAAATCCAGGTCCTGAGTGAAAAACTGGAGTGCGTATGTGAAAACCTGGCCCAAAAGGTAGCTTCACGGAATGAGCTTGATAAGATTCTTGCTGAAACTGAAGCTGCTTACATGAAGATTCTGGACAGTTCTAGAACTTTACTTAATGTCCTGAAGAAGGAGGTGGGAAGCTTAAAGCATATACCAGAACTGAAAACCACTGTAACGTGA
- the LOC115616106 gene encoding Sjoegren syndrome nuclear autoantigen 1 homolog isoform X2, whose product MTQQGAVLQGYNNELVKCIEDLCMQKEELNKQIQQAEEEKNKLQHEIQVLSEKLECVCENLAQKVASRNELDKILAETEAAYMKILDSSRTLLNVLKKEVGSLKHIPELKTTVT is encoded by the coding sequence ATGACTCAGCAGGGAGCTGTTCTTCAGGGTTACAATAATGAACTAGTGAAATGCATTGAAGACTTGTGCATGCAAAAAGAAGAACTGAACAAGCAAATCCagcaagcagaagaggaaaaaaataaactccagCATGAAATCCAGGTCCTGAGTGAAAAACTGGAGTGCGTATGTGAAAACCTGGCCCAAAAGGTAGCTTCACGGAATGAGCTTGATAAGATTCTTGCTGAAACTGAAGCTGCTTACATGAAGATTCTGGACAGTTCTAGAACTTTACTTAATGTCCTGAAGAAGGAGGTGGGAAGCTTAAAGCATATACCAGAACTGAAAACCACTGTAACGTGA